Proteins encoded by one window of Emticicia oligotrophica DSM 17448:
- a CDS encoding DUF4249 domain-containing protein, with amino-acid sequence MKNIRILLSIYFLSAFLFSCTDVVEITVKEGVSQLSVDALINNQAETQKIKLTLSQGYFDNSPIKPAIGARVIVFDEDSVAYEFKDLKNEGIYTFDAKFKPLNKLGKQYALYINYGGEEYVSLSKLNRVPKIDSINYEITKLPIKPENGPQDGFQPQFYANDFTGEGDCYWVKAAKNSKYFSKANEITVAYDAGFSPGSRTDGLLFIQPIRQSVGRELYSDKDTLKVDLYSITKEQFYYLQFVQQVSQDGGLFSTPLSNIPTNIINRNANSTKKAVGFFGISAVSSLQAIIDKNKAKPKK; translated from the coding sequence ATGAAAAATATTCGTATTTTACTTTCAATCTACTTTTTATCCGCATTTTTATTTTCATGCACTGATGTAGTTGAAATTACAGTAAAAGAGGGCGTGTCTCAGCTTTCGGTTGATGCTTTGATTAATAATCAAGCAGAAACTCAAAAAATAAAGCTTACACTTTCTCAAGGTTATTTTGATAATTCACCCATTAAACCTGCTATTGGTGCTCGGGTAATTGTTTTTGATGAAGATAGTGTTGCTTACGAATTTAAAGATTTAAAAAACGAAGGTATTTATACTTTCGACGCAAAATTTAAACCTTTAAATAAACTCGGAAAACAATATGCTCTTTATATTAATTATGGCGGTGAAGAATATGTTTCTCTTTCAAAACTAAATAGAGTACCTAAAATTGATTCTATTAATTACGAAATAACAAAGCTTCCTATAAAGCCAGAGAATGGACCACAAGATGGTTTTCAACCTCAGTTTTATGCCAATGATTTTACAGGTGAAGGAGATTGTTATTGGGTAAAAGCAGCTAAGAATAGCAAGTATTTTTCGAAAGCAAATGAAATAACTGTTGCCTATGATGCTGGCTTTAGTCCTGGTTCAAGAACAGATGGACTTCTATTCATTCAACCTATAAGACAATCAGTGGGTAGAGAACTTTATTCTGATAAGGATACTCTTAAAGTTGATTTATATTCGATTACTAAAGAGCAATTTTATTACCTTCAATTTGTACAACAGGTATCTCAGGATGGTGGACTATTTTCTACTCCTTTATCAAATATTCCTACAAACATTATCAATCGAAATGCAAACTCTACTAAAAAAGCTGTTGGTTTCTTTGGTATTTCAGCGGTGAGCTCTTTGCAAGCAATTATTGATAAAAATAAGGCAAAACCCAAAAAATAG
- a CDS encoding tetratricopeptide repeat protein, with product MKRNVLIILFLLISGILKAQDIELANEYFKQGEYEKAKDIFQKIAKDRNNVRLIHANYIQCLFKLKNYDEAEKYLRRQIKNNDITGITFRADYTALLEMTGKFVEAQKEMEALIDLAARNEGTIYELQDFLYKNSKTDLVIQLLKRGREQARDENKFSILMARAYLYNGQKEQMIEEMLKYGLVEGNADYVKATFQDNLKTDAEIEMLEKALYSKVQRFPTEQYYANLLIWHLVQQKEFSKAFIQTRALDRRLRQDGQSVFELAQTALVNKDFKSAIQMYDYVMKEYPQGQYYIYARRNALFCKEEVVKTTYPVNITDIRALIKDYQSLFSDLGRNIKTMEALRNAAQLYAFYLNEKDTAITVLETAIKIAGSDNAFRDRCKLDLGDIYILKNEPWEATLLYSQVEKSQKEDQLGQEAKLRNAKLHYYSGEFDLAKEILDILKKATTREIANDAMQLSLLIQDNIGLDTSEVAMQEYAKVDLLLFQNRNDEAMRALDSIFEKYKSHSLADDILWLKANTHLKVNEPQKALEDLELLRKNYNFDILADDAIFLEAKIYEEYFGQKDKAMELYREILQKFPGSIYGAEARKRFRNLRGDTIN from the coding sequence ATGAAACGGAATGTGTTAATAATCTTATTCTTACTGATAAGCGGAATTCTAAAAGCTCAAGATATTGAGTTGGCCAATGAATATTTTAAACAAGGAGAATATGAAAAGGCTAAGGACATTTTTCAAAAAATTGCGAAGGATAGGAACAATGTACGTTTAATTCATGCGAATTATATTCAATGTTTATTTAAACTGAAAAACTATGATGAAGCTGAAAAATATTTGAGGCGTCAAATAAAGAACAACGATATAACAGGTATAACTTTTAGAGCAGATTACACAGCCTTGCTCGAAATGACTGGTAAATTTGTAGAAGCTCAAAAAGAAATGGAAGCTTTAATTGACCTTGCGGCAAGAAATGAAGGAACAATTTATGAGCTCCAAGATTTTTTATACAAGAATTCAAAAACTGATTTAGTTATTCAGTTATTAAAAAGAGGAAGAGAACAAGCTAGAGATGAAAACAAATTCTCTATTTTGATGGCCAGAGCCTATCTATATAATGGGCAAAAAGAGCAAATGATAGAAGAAATGTTGAAGTATGGATTAGTAGAAGGCAATGCCGATTACGTAAAAGCAACGTTCCAAGATAATTTGAAAACAGATGCTGAAATAGAAATGCTTGAAAAAGCCCTTTACAGCAAGGTACAGAGGTTTCCAACGGAACAATACTATGCAAACCTTCTAATTTGGCATTTAGTGCAGCAGAAAGAGTTTTCTAAGGCCTTTATACAAACAAGAGCATTGGACCGACGCCTTAGACAAGATGGACAAAGTGTTTTTGAATTAGCTCAAACTGCTTTGGTAAATAAAGATTTTAAAAGTGCCATACAAATGTATGACTATGTGATGAAAGAATATCCTCAAGGTCAATACTATATTTATGCAAGAAGAAATGCGTTATTCTGCAAAGAAGAAGTGGTAAAAACAACTTATCCTGTCAACATTACAGACATAAGGGCATTGATTAAAGATTATCAAAGTTTATTTTCAGATTTAGGCAGAAACATCAAGACAATGGAGGCATTACGCAATGCAGCTCAACTTTATGCTTTTTATTTGAATGAAAAAGACACTGCCATCACAGTACTTGAAACAGCAATCAAGATAGCAGGCTCAGATAATGCCTTTAGAGATAGATGTAAGTTAGATTTGGGTGATATTTACATACTAAAAAACGAACCTTGGGAAGCCACTCTGCTCTATTCACAGGTTGAAAAATCTCAAAAGGAAGACCAACTCGGGCAAGAAGCTAAGCTGAGAAACGCAAAACTTCATTACTACAGCGGTGAGTTTGACCTAGCAAAGGAAATCCTTGACATTTTAAAAAAAGCAACTACCCGAGAAATTGCCAATGATGCCATGCAATTGAGTTTGCTGATACAAGATAATATTGGGCTTGATACCTCTGAAGTTGCCATGCAAGAATATGCCAAAGTTGATTTATTGTTATTTCAAAATAGAAATGATGAAGCCATGCGTGCATTGGATTCAATATTCGAAAAATATAAGTCACATAGTTTGGCCGATGATATACTTTGGCTTAAAGCAAACACGCATTTAAAAGTAAATGAACCACAAAAAGCTCTTGAAGATTTAGAGCTACTAAGAAAAAATTATAACTTCGATATATTGGCTGATGATGCGATATTTTTAGAAGCAAAAATTTATGAAGAGTATTTTGGCCAAAAAGATAAAGCTATGGAATTGTATAGAGAAATACTTCAAAAGTTCCCTGGTTCAATTTATGGTGCGGAGGCACGAAAGCGATTTAGAAATTTACGAGGAGATACAATAAACTAA
- the accD gene encoding acetyl-CoA carboxylase, carboxyltransferase subunit beta, translating to MSWFKRTDKGIQTPTEMKREAPDGLWYQCPNCKKAMHTREHKLNAFTCINCNYHEKIGSEAYFQLLFDEGEYTELDADLRSGDPLNFYDTKSYVDRIKSTEKKSGLKDAARTAVGKLDEIEIVVTCMDFSFIGGSMGSVVGEKIARGIDFALKNKLPFLMISKSGGARMMEAGFSLMQMAKTSARLAQLSEAGLPYISLLTDPTTGGVTASYAMLGDFNISEPEALIGFAGPRVIKETIGKELPKGFQTAEFVLEHGFLDFIVDRKDLKDKLASLLKIIK from the coding sequence ATGTCTTGGTTTAAGAGAACAGATAAAGGAATTCAGACTCCAACGGAGATGAAACGAGAAGCCCCTGATGGGCTTTGGTATCAATGTCCAAATTGCAAAAAGGCAATGCACACACGTGAACATAAGCTAAATGCATTCACATGTATCAATTGCAACTATCACGAAAAAATTGGCTCAGAAGCATATTTTCAATTATTATTCGATGAAGGTGAATATACAGAATTAGATGCAGACCTTCGTTCGGGCGACCCATTAAACTTCTATGATACGAAATCTTATGTTGATAGAATCAAATCAACTGAGAAAAAATCAGGCTTGAAAGATGCGGCTCGAACAGCAGTAGGAAAATTGGATGAAATTGAAATTGTAGTCACATGTATGGACTTCAGTTTCATTGGTGGTTCAATGGGATCAGTGGTTGGAGAAAAGATTGCAAGAGGAATTGATTTCGCTTTAAAAAACAAACTCCCATTCTTGATGATTTCTAAATCGGGAGGAGCTAGAATGATGGAAGCTGGTTTTTCATTAATGCAAATGGCCAAAACTTCTGCTCGTTTAGCACAATTATCAGAAGCAGGATTACCCTATATTTCTTTATTGACAGACCCAACTACAGGTGGAGTGACAGCGTCTTATGCCATGCTCGGTGACTTTAATATTTCTGAACCAGAAGCATTAATTGGATTTGCCGGACCACGCGTAATTAAAGAAACCATCGGAAAGGAATTACCAAAGGGCTTCCAAACTGCAGAATTTGTGTTGGAGCACGGCTTCCTTGATTTTATTGTGGATAGAAAAGACCTTAAAGATAAACTAGCTAGTTTATTAAAAATAATTAAGTAA
- a CDS encoding TonB-dependent receptor produces the protein MKKLLLLLISLNFTWNLMAQEKMTISGYVKDASNGEGLIGVSVYVQEVKTGAQTNPYGFYSITLPKGTYNLVFTYVGYQKITKNIDLQNSDVKLDIELKDDSKLLQEVVITSKKADENVKSLEMSVNKVDIKTIQKMPALLGEVDIIKSIQFLPGVTSVGEGASGFNVRGGGIDQNLVLLDEAPVYNSSHLFGFFSVFNPDAVKDVKLIKGGIPSQYGGRVSSILDVRMKEGNAKKPQFSGGIGSIFSRFTYERPFLQDKGSFIVALRRSYIDVLAKPFLNSDLKGTSFYFYDFTAKANYRANEKNTFFLSGYFGRDTFGADFGFNWGNATTSFRWNHVFNNKLFLNNTIFYSNYDYALQSDLKEENKQDAFRWKSNIITYSIKPDFTYYPNTKNTITFGGQMIYYTFNPGQAVAISGGVERTIGLDDKFASESALYIGNEQKISSKISLQYGLRYSLYNYLGKGKAIELSKPTTNGERRDVISTTTFEWGKSIQQYGNLEPRFAANIGLGQDNSIKLSYNRLAQYLHLLSNTTASSPLDVWTPSSNNIKPQIADQFALGYFQNFNDNLFETSIEVFYKNLYNQIDYVRNADLLLNPNVEADLLFGKGRAYGAEFYVKKAKGKLNGWVSYTLSRTERKIEGLNQNQWFPSRIDKTHNLSVVGIYDLNSRWSFSTNFTFSTGTPASFPTNKFIWQGYALPHNYYDTRNGYRIPASHRLDIAATRQTKFALFKRGTGEWVFSIYNVYNRRNPFSVFVRQNETDPTKTEAVRYAVFGSIIPAATYNFKF, from the coding sequence ATGAAAAAACTATTATTGTTGTTAATTTCCCTAAATTTCACGTGGAATCTTATGGCCCAAGAAAAGATGACCATAAGTGGTTATGTAAAAGATGCTTCAAATGGTGAAGGATTAATTGGGGTTTCGGTCTATGTTCAAGAAGTAAAAACAGGTGCTCAAACAAATCCTTATGGATTTTATTCTATTACTCTTCCCAAAGGAACGTACAATTTAGTTTTTACGTATGTAGGCTACCAAAAAATCACTAAGAATATTGATTTGCAAAATTCTGATGTGAAACTTGATATTGAATTAAAAGACGATTCAAAGCTATTGCAAGAAGTGGTAATTACTTCAAAAAAAGCCGATGAAAATGTTAAAAGTCTTGAGATGTCAGTGAATAAAGTTGATATTAAGACTATTCAAAAAATGCCTGCTTTATTGGGTGAGGTTGATATTATTAAGAGTATTCAATTTTTACCTGGGGTAACTTCAGTTGGAGAGGGAGCATCTGGCTTCAATGTTAGAGGTGGTGGAATTGACCAAAACTTAGTCTTGCTTGATGAAGCTCCTGTTTATAATTCTTCGCATTTATTTGGTTTTTTCTCGGTATTTAACCCTGATGCGGTGAAAGATGTAAAGCTTATCAAAGGCGGTATTCCTTCACAATATGGTGGAAGGGTTTCTTCTATTTTAGATGTAAGAATGAAAGAGGGAAATGCTAAAAAGCCACAGTTTTCTGGCGGAATTGGAAGTATCTTTTCTAGGTTTACTTACGAACGTCCCTTTCTTCAAGATAAAGGTTCATTTATTGTTGCTTTAAGGAGGTCTTATATTGATGTATTGGCAAAACCTTTTCTAAATTCTGATTTAAAAGGTACTTCTTTTTATTTTTATGATTTTACTGCGAAAGCAAATTATAGAGCGAATGAAAAAAATACTTTCTTCCTTTCAGGCTATTTCGGTCGTGATACATTTGGAGCAGACTTTGGTTTTAACTGGGGAAATGCCACTACCAGCTTCAGATGGAACCACGTTTTCAACAACAAGCTATTTTTAAATAATACTATTTTTTATAGTAATTACGATTATGCTCTTCAATCTGATTTAAAAGAAGAGAATAAGCAGGATGCTTTTCGTTGGAAATCAAATATCATTACTTACAGCATAAAACCTGATTTTACGTATTATCCAAATACCAAAAATACCATTACTTTTGGCGGACAAATGATTTATTATACATTCAACCCTGGGCAGGCAGTTGCTATTTCAGGAGGTGTTGAAAGGACAATAGGTTTAGATGATAAATTTGCTTCTGAGAGTGCACTTTATATTGGTAATGAACAAAAAATCAGCTCAAAGATATCCTTACAATATGGATTAAGATATTCGCTTTATAATTATCTTGGTAAAGGTAAAGCGATAGAGCTAAGTAAACCTACAACTAATGGAGAGCGTAGAGATGTGATTAGTACTACTACCTTTGAATGGGGGAAATCTATTCAACAATATGGGAATTTAGAGCCTCGATTTGCCGCTAATATTGGTCTTGGACAAGATAATTCAATTAAACTTAGCTACAACCGTTTAGCTCAATATTTGCACTTGTTATCGAATACAACTGCCTCTTCTCCATTAGATGTTTGGACTCCTAGTAGTAATAATATCAAACCTCAAATTGCTGACCAATTTGCATTAGGTTATTTTCAAAATTTCAATGATAATCTTTTTGAAACTTCAATTGAGGTTTTCTATAAAAACCTTTATAATCAAATTGATTATGTCCGTAATGCTGACTTACTTTTAAATCCAAATGTTGAGGCAGATTTACTCTTTGGAAAAGGCCGAGCTTATGGTGCTGAATTTTATGTAAAGAAAGCTAAAGGAAAATTAAATGGCTGGGTAAGTTATACTCTTTCACGTACAGAAAGAAAAATCGAAGGACTCAACCAAAATCAATGGTTTCCGAGCCGTATTGACAAAACACATAATCTTTCTGTAGTCGGAATATATGATTTGAATAGTCGTTGGAGTTTTTCCACTAATTTTACCTTTAGCACTGGTACACCTGCTAGCTTTCCTACTAATAAATTTATTTGGCAAGGTTATGCTCTACCACATAATTATTATGATACTCGCAATGGTTATCGAATTCCTGCATCGCATCGCCTAGATATCGCAGCTACTCGCCAAACCAAATTTGCTTTATTTAAGCGTGGTACTGGCGAATGGGTATTTTCTATATATAATGTGTATAATAGAAGAAATCCATTTTCTGTTTTTGTCAGACAAAACGAAACTGACCCAACCAAAACTGAGGCAGTACGTTATGCTGTATTTGGTTCAATTATTCCTGCAGCTACTTATAATTTTAAGTTTTGA
- a CDS encoding radical SAM protein, giving the protein MKLINHPVLCNYYLTYRCNATCGFCDIWEKPSPYITLENFKENIRDLKKLGVKVIDFTGGEPLLHRELDQLLALAKKEGFITTVTTNCLLYPKYAERLKGKIDMLHFSVDSPDEEEHNQSRGVKCFDKVLDSIEIAKKNKERPDILFTVFEENVDKIERVWKEICRPNNLVLILNPVFEYNNVETGESLSAETLKKLVCWGKQKNVYLNEAFIELRKNGGNKIENPVCKAASTTIVISPENKLILPCYHLGTKDFQIKNNLLELYKSKEVQEIVALEGRLKECEGCVINCYMQPSFSVEINKYFWKALPSTLKYNYIKGTWKELF; this is encoded by the coding sequence ATGAAACTGATTAACCACCCAGTTCTTTGCAACTACTATCTTACCTACCGTTGTAATGCAACTTGTGGATTCTGCGATATATGGGAAAAACCTTCTCCGTACATTACACTAGAAAACTTCAAAGAAAATATTCGTGATTTAAAAAAACTTGGTGTTAAAGTAATTGATTTTACTGGTGGGGAACCTTTACTTCACCGAGAATTAGACCAATTATTGGCTTTAGCAAAGAAAGAAGGTTTTATCACAACTGTTACAACCAATTGTCTATTGTATCCAAAGTATGCCGAACGTCTCAAAGGAAAAATAGATATGCTTCATTTTTCAGTAGATTCTCCGGATGAAGAAGAACATAATCAATCAAGAGGTGTAAAGTGCTTCGATAAAGTATTAGATTCAATAGAAATTGCGAAAAAAAATAAGGAAAGACCAGATATATTATTTACAGTATTTGAAGAAAATGTAGATAAGATAGAAAGAGTGTGGAAAGAAATATGTAGACCCAATAATTTGGTCTTAATACTAAATCCAGTATTCGAATATAATAATGTAGAAACGGGAGAATCATTATCAGCCGAAACTTTGAAAAAACTTGTTTGTTGGGGAAAACAAAAAAATGTTTACTTAAATGAAGCCTTCATAGAGCTAAGAAAAAATGGTGGGAATAAGATAGAAAATCCTGTATGTAAAGCAGCTTCTACAACAATTGTAATATCTCCAGAAAATAAACTTATTTTGCCATGCTACCATCTCGGGACAAAGGATTTTCAAATTAAAAATAATTTATTAGAACTCTACAAATCGAAAGAAGTACAAGAGATTGTTGCTTTAGAAGGAAGATTAAAAGAGTGTGAAGGATGTGTAATTAATTGTTATATGCAACCTTCTTTTTCGGTAGAAATTAATAAATACTTTTGGAAAGCCCTTCCAAGTACCCTAAAATACAATTATATAAAAGGAACTTGGAAGGAATTATTTTAA
- a CDS encoding M48 family metalloprotease — translation MKLKLLTLSTVFSTILSIANAQEETVHSLGYNYYGQKINERAFCSQFSFRSKEIAEKAVDEIVRRSGLKRNFYVMECPNTDNCFAAIQGQTRLIVYDGAFMKKANDLSKSDWGALSILAHEIGHHLQGHTIIEGGSDPTKELEADEFSGFVMYQMGATLKEAQAAISKLTSDYDGGSHPARPKRLAAIKKGYENAQELYPNIKKTDGSILVQAKNQTSEEPTKTISQPQNTPRTIPQQIPTHNPLPIENNGNVDKVDNPVENAEGTFKKPEIVLTDSPKKEEINGETKKGGCFEGDCSNGFGKMINPKTEEKYEGEWRNGKRDGRGVEFYPDGEKKYVGNFKIGKYEGNGTYFYKNGDKYVGKFKNGFMNDDKGYFIFNNNIRLVVRMENNIKHGKAMRIYPDGRREDTFYINDIERKGYIPDKKARQY, via the coding sequence ATGAAACTAAAGTTATTAACACTGTCCACAGTGTTTTCCACAATCTTAAGTATTGCAAATGCTCAAGAAGAAACAGTACATTCACTTGGATATAATTATTACGGACAAAAAATAAACGAAAGAGCATTTTGTAGTCAATTTAGTTTCCGTTCAAAAGAAATTGCTGAAAAAGCAGTGGATGAAATTGTAAGAAGAAGTGGATTGAAAAGAAACTTTTATGTGATGGAATGTCCAAATACGGATAATTGTTTTGCAGCTATTCAAGGTCAAACAAGGTTGATTGTCTATGATGGAGCATTTATGAAAAAAGCCAATGACCTTTCGAAATCAGATTGGGGTGCATTAAGTATTTTAGCTCACGAAATTGGTCATCATTTGCAAGGCCATACAATTATTGAAGGAGGTTCAGACCCAACTAAAGAATTAGAGGCAGATGAATTCTCCGGATTTGTGATGTATCAAATGGGAGCAACTTTGAAAGAAGCTCAAGCTGCTATAAGTAAACTTACATCTGATTATGATGGTGGCTCACACCCAGCTCGCCCCAAAAGATTAGCTGCGATAAAAAAAGGATATGAGAATGCTCAAGAGCTCTACCCAAATATTAAAAAAACTGATGGAAGTATTTTGGTTCAAGCAAAAAATCAAACATCAGAAGAGCCAACGAAAACAATATCTCAACCACAAAATACACCAAGAACAATTCCACAACAAATACCTACACACAATCCTTTACCCATAGAAAACAATGGAAATGTTGATAAAGTGGATAACCCAGTGGAAAACGCTGAAGGTACTTTTAAAAAGCCTGAAATAGTCTTGACAGATTCACCAAAGAAAGAAGAAATTAATGGAGAAACTAAAAAAGGTGGGTGTTTTGAAGGAGATTGTTCAAATGGTTTTGGTAAAATGATTAACCCAAAAACAGAAGAAAAGTATGAAGGTGAATGGAGAAACGGAAAAAGAGATGGAAGAGGCGTAGAGTTTTATCCTGATGGTGAGAAAAAATATGTTGGGAATTTCAAAATAGGTAAATATGAAGGCAACGGAACCTATTTTTATAAGAATGGGGATAAGTATGTGGGTAAGTTTAAAAATGGGTTCATGAATGATGATAAAGGTTATTTTATCTTCAATAATAACATAAGATTAGTAGTTAGGATGGAAAATAATATCAAACATGGTAAAGCAATGAGAATATATCCAGATGGTAGAAGAGAGGATACTTTTTATATCAATGATATAGAAAGAAAAGGATATATTCCTGATAAAAAGGCAAGACAATATTAA